The window AGGGGGGCTTGGGCCCCGCCCCCAGGAGGGGGGTGCGGTGGCTTTGGGAGGGGGGAAGGTGGAGGGAGAGGTCCCGGGCCAGGCGTTCCAGTAGGTCCAAGGCCATGAGGCGGAAGGTGGTCCACTTGCCCCCGGTGAGGGTGTAAAGCCCCTTTTCCTCCACGATCAGGTGGTCCCGCACCAGCCTTTTGGTCTCCCCTTTCCCCACCAGGGGCCGGAGGCCCGCCCAGGCGGCCAGGACCCTGTCCGAAAGGTCCCCCAGGTAGGGACGGATCTCCTCCAGGAGGTAGGCCACCTCCTCCTCCCGGGGAAGAGGGCAGGCCCTGGCCTCGGCAGGGAGGTCGGTGGTGCCCAGAAGAGCCCTGCCCTGCCAGGGCAGGAGAAAAAGAACCCGGCCATCCCGCGTCCTGGGCAGGAGGAGGCCCACCTTTAAGGGGTAGTCTAGGACCAGGTGGGCCCCGCTGGAGGGGGTGAGGAGGGGTGGGAGGTGAGGGTCCAGAAGCCGGCGCACCCGGTCCGCCTGGGACCCGGTGGCGTTCACCACCGCCTGGGCCCAGACCTCCACCTCTTGGCCCGTAAGGCGGTCCTTCACCACCGCGCCCCGCACCCTCCCCTCCTTCAGAAGAAAGCCCGTGGCCTCCGCGTAGTTTAGGGCCACCGCCCCCCGGCCTAAGGCGGAGAGGATGAGGGCCAGGTTCAGGCGGTAGTCGGCGAACTGGCCGTCCTGGTAGAGGATGCCCCCCAAGGTGGGGGGGAGGTCGGGGAAAAGGACCCCCACCTCCTTGGGGGAAGCGTAGCGGCTTGGGGCCAGGCGCCTGGCCCCCGCCAGGAGGTCGTAGAGCTTTAGACCCACCCAATAATAGGGGAGCTCCAGGGGGCGGAAGAGGGGGGTGAGGAGGGTGAGGGGCCGCGCCAGGTGCGGGGCCAGGCCCATCACCACCTGGCGTTCCCCTAGGGCCTCCCGCACCAGGCGGAGCTGCTTGGGGTTCCGTTCCTTGAAGGCCAGCTCCAGGTAGCGCACC of the Thermus albus genome contains:
- a CDS encoding FAD-dependent oxidoreductase, producing MSPSREELWEGLKGPWDLLILGGGATGAGVLWEATLRGLRAALVEAGDFGIGTSSRSTKLLHGGVRYLELAFKERNPKQLRLVREALGERQVVMGLAPHLARPLTLLTPLFRPLELPYYWVGLKLYDLLAGARRLAPSRYASPKEVGVLFPDLPPTLGGILYQDGQFADYRLNLALILSALGRGAVALNYAEATGFLLKEGRVRGAVVKDRLTGQEVEVWAQAVVNATGSQADRVRRLLDPHLPPLLTPSSGAHLVLDYPLKVGLLLPRTRDGRVLFLLPWQGRALLGTTDLPAEARACPLPREEEVAYLLEEIRPYLGDLSDRVLAAWAGLRPLVGKGETKRLVRDHLIVEEKGLYTLTGGKWTTFRLMALDLLERLARDLSLHLPPSQSHRTPLLGAGPKPPLPLPEEVAAHLYGHYGTRAGEVAALGDRPLLPGLPYLEGEVVFAVREELAQKPLDVLVRRMGLALLDRKRAEEALPRVVDLMAPLLGWDEPTKEALLSEARGALPALC